One window from the genome of Cucumis melo cultivar AY chromosome 10, USDA_Cmelo_AY_1.0, whole genome shotgun sequence encodes:
- the LOC103489442 gene encoding uncharacterized protein LOC103489442 codes for MASSLTFSPYPFLNSRTLRTTLFHFINGASSKIPPLSASSTCNPFKLKLRRASKASSEGASNELIEDTKFVPLNADDPRYGPPALLLLGFELDEAAKIQELLKDLDGEFMRVILCTEDMITRSLWEAVHTNQPVLAKVKIARSLPRICFLSGLSGEEMMMFIDAFPETGLEPAVFAALVPNAANKPVEELIEEIMGDHEAMTGAASEGT; via the exons ATGGCTTCGTCTCTAACCTTCTCGCCTTATCCATTTTTGAACTCACGTACCCTCCGGACAACCTTATTCCATTTCATCAATGGCGCTTCTTCCAAAATTCCACCTCTATCCGCTTCTTCTACGTGTAATCCCTTCAAGTTAAAGCTCCGACGAGCTTCCAAAGCGTCTTCGGAAG GGGCTTCCAATGAATTAATCGAGGATACGAAGTTTGTTCCCTTGAATGCTGATGATCCCAGATATGGTCCACCT GCGTTGCTGCTGCTGGGCTTTGAGCTGGACGAGGCAGCGAAG ATTCAAGAGCTTTTGAAGGATTTGGACGGTGAATTCATGCGG GTTATTCTTTGTACCGAAGATATGATTACCCGATCCCTGTGGGAAGCAGTTCATACAAACCAACCAGTTTTGGCAAAAGTGAAG ATAGCCAGATCATTGCCACGAATCTGTTTCTTATCTGGTCTAAGCGGAGAGGAAATGATGATGTTCATTGATGCTTTTCCAGAAACTG GACTTGAACCAGCTGTATTTGCTGCTCTTGTTCCCAACGCTGCTAACAAACCAGTAGAAGAGTTAATAGAAGAGATCATGGGAGACCATGAAGCGATG ACTGGTGCTGCATCAGAAGGGACATAG
- the LOC103489441 gene encoding probable cysteine protease RD19D — protein sequence MATAVTLLACAFSLTLLISAIPSATALRHDPEFLRQVTDGEIFNNLPAGSERKFAMFMEKYGKSYPTRKEYLHRLGIFVKNLIRAAEHQALDPTAVHGVTQFSDLSEEEFERMFMGVRGGAGGAGLQEMNQAVEVSAEEVKGLPERFDWREKGAVTGVKMQGTCGSCWAFSTCGAVEGAHFIATGKLLNLSEQQLVDCDHTCDPTDKTACNNGCNGGLMTNAYKYLIQSGGLEEESSYPYTGRSGQCNFQSDKIAVKVSNFTTIPIDENQIAAHLVRSGPLAVGLNAVFMQTYIGGVSCPLICGKRFVNHGVLMVGYGDEGFSILRFRKLPYWIIKNSWGERWGEHGYYRLCRGHGICGINTMVSAVVTQA from the exons ATGGCAACGGCGGTAACCCTCCTAGCATGCGCATTTAGCCTCACATTGCTAATTTCCGCTATTCCCTCAGCCACCGCCCTCCGCCATGACCCTGAATTTCTACGCCAGGTCACCGACGGGGAGATTTTCAACAATCTCCCCGCGGGGAGCGAGAGGAAGTTCGCTATGTTCATGGAGAAGTACGGGAAGAGCTATCCGACTAGGAAGGAGTATTTGCACCGCCTTGGGATTTTTGTTAAGAATTTGATCAGGGCGGCGGAGCATCAGGCGTTGGATCCCACCGCCGTGCACGGCGTTACGCAGTTCTCGGACTTGTCGGAGGAGGAGTTTGAGCGGATGTTTATGGGAGTGAGAGGCGGCGCAGGTGGAGCGGGGTTGCAGGAGATGAATCAAGCAGTGGAGGTGTCGGCGGAGGAGGTGAAGGGGTTGCCGGAGAGGTTTGATTGGCGGGAGAAGGGAGCTGTTACCGGAGTTAAGATGCAG GGCACGTGCGGATCATGCTGGGCATTCAGCACGTGTGGAGCAGTTGAAGGCGCCCATTTCATAGCCACCGGAAAACTCCTCAACCTCAGCGAACAACAGCTCGTCGATTGCGATCACACG TGCGATCCAACGGACAAAACCGCCTGCAACAACGGCTGCAACGGCGGCCTAATGACCAACGCCTACAAATACCTAATCCAATCCGGCGGCCTCGAGGAAGAATCTTCATACCCTTACACCGGCCGCAGCGGCCAATGCAACTTCCAATCCGACAAAATCGCAGTTAAGGTCTCCAATTTCACCACCATTCCCATCGACGAGAATCAGATCGCCGCTCATCTGGTCCGCAGCGGCCCGCTCGCCGTCGGGCTTAACGCCGTGTTCATGCAGACATACATCGGCGGCGTATCCTGTCCGTTGATCTGCGGGAAGAGATTCGTCAACCACGGCGTGCTTATGGTAGGGTACGGCGACGAAGGGTTCTCGATTCTTCGGTTCAGGAAATTGCCGTACTGGATTATAAAAAATTCTTGGGGAGAACGGTGGGGAGAACATGGTTACTACCGGCTCTGCCGCGGCCATGGTATATGTGGAATTAATACCATGGTTTCGGCCGTCGTTACTCAGGCTTAG
- the LOC103489440 gene encoding ACT domain-containing protein ACR10-like: protein MGILYEDSVVITSGEKQGDPHVITVNCPDKTGLGCDLCRIILLFGLSISRGDFSTDGKWCYIVLWVVGKPTTRWPLLKKRLLEVCPSHFSTSGIRFYQQEKEIQKPPDVFLLKFWCSSHPKGLLHDVTEVLCELELTIRRVKVSTAPDGKMMDLFFITDTRELLHTRKRQEETMHRLKMILADVLMSCEIELAGPEFTACSQRSPYLPSSISEELFSLELQNGPSNRHLPSNSVVVSMDNAISRSHTVIQLLCLDHKGLMYDIMRTLKDYNIQVSYGRFHLNSKGKCDIELFTMQSDGCKIVDPNKQNALCSRLRMELTRPLRAAVVSRGPDTELLVANPVELSGRGRPLVFHDITLALKQLNMSIFSVEIGRHMIHGREWEVYRILLDEGDIVWVQQNKIEEGVRNILMGW, encoded by the exons atggGCATTTTGTATGAAGATTCTGTGGTTATTACTTCTGGAGAAAAGCAAGGGGATCCTCATGTTATCACCGTGAATTGCCCTGATAAGACTGGCCTTGGATGTGATTTGTGTAGAATCATTTTGCTTTTTGGTTTGAGTATTTCAAGAGGAG ATTTCTCTACAGATGGAAAATGGTGTTATATAGTCCTTTGGGTTGTGGGGAAGCCAACTACCAGGTGGCCTTTGTTGAAGAAGAGGTTGTTGGAAGTCTGCCCTTCCCATTTTTCTACTTCAGGAATACGATTTTATCAGCAAGAAAAGGAGATACAGAAACCTCCAGATGTTTTCCTATTGAAATTTTGGTGTTCTTCTCACCCTAAAGGCCTTTTGCATg ATGTGACTGAGGTCCTTTGTGAGCTAGAACTAACAATAAGAAGGGTGAAGGTTTCCACTGCGCCGGATGGAAAAATGATGGACCTCTTCTTTATTACCGATACAAG AGAACTTCTTCACACGAGAAAGAGACAGGAGGAGACAATGCATCgtttaaaaatgattttggCTGATGTCCTAATGAGTTGTGAGATCGAGTTGGCAGGGCCCGAATTTACTGCATGTTCACAACGCTCACCATATCTACCTTCCTCCATTTCTGAAGAATTGTTCAGTCTGGAGCTGCAAAATGGACCTTCTAACAGACATCTTCCCTCGAATTCGGTTGTCGTCAGTATGGACAATGCCATTAGCCGTTCTCACACCGTTATTCAACTTCTCTGTCTAGATCACAAAGGTCTTATGTATGATAtcatgagaactttgaaggatTACAATATTCAG GTCTCTTATGGACGATTCCATCTCAATTCAAAAGGAAAATGTGACATTGAGTTATTCACAATGCAATCAGATGGCTGTAAGATAGTTGACCCAAACAAGCAAAACGCTCTATGTTCCCGTCTAAGAATGGAACTCACGCGGCCTCTTCGAGCTGCTGTGGTGAGCAGGGGTCCTGACACCGAGCTTCTAGTAGCCAATCCTGTGGAGTTATCTGGCCGTGGCCGCCCCCTTGTTTTTCATGATATTACTTTGGCACTCAAACAACTCAATATGAGCATATTTTCG GTGGAGATAGGGAGGCACATGATCCATGGCCGGGAATGGGAAGTTTATCGAATCTTGCTCGACGAAGGTGACATTGTATGGGTGCAGCAGAACAAGATTGAAGAGGGAGTAAGAAATATTCTGATGGGATGGTAA